The nucleotide sequence AAACCTGCCTCCCCAGACagataataaacagaatagagcaGGACTGAAACACCCtttcacagtaaaaaaaaaaaaaaaaaaacaccacgtgccctcaccatccttcccctTTGAGCCTGGTGACCAGTTCCTTGGCGGAGACCATGATGAATACCGGGGAGACGGCGTAAAAAAATTCTTCTTCAGGAGTGGTGCATAAAAATAAGAGGTTTGGTAGCGCGGCCGTCGTCCAGCACCACCATGTAAACAACACCGTCCAAGACagacacaaccaccaacaacaacagttttctgttttttctctctcttccagTTTGTAAACTGCACGTAACCTGAATAGAACCGCTCAGCACACTGCATGTATCCTGAATAGAACCTCTTAGCACACTGCATGTATCCTAAATAGAAGAACCTCTTAGCACACTGCATGTATCCTAAATAGAAGAACCTCTCAGCACACTGCATGTATCCTAAATAGAAGAACCTCTTAGCACACTGCATGTATCCTAAATAGAAGAACCTCTTAGCACACTGCATGTATCCTAAATAGAAGAACCTCTCAGCACACTGCATGTATCCTAAATAGAAGAACCTCTTAGCACACTGCATGTATCCTAAATAGAAGAACCTCTTAGCACACTGCATGTATCCTAAATAGAAGAACCTCTCAGCACACTGCATGTATCCTAAATAGAAGAACCTCTCAGCACACTGCATGTATCCTAAATAGAAGAACCTCTCAGCACACTGCATGTATCCTGAATAGAAGAACCTCTCAGCACACTGCATGTATCCTGAATAGAAGAACCTCTCAGCACACTGCATGTATCCTAAATAGAAGAACCTCTTAGCACACTACATGTATCCTGAATAGAAGAACCTCTCAGCACACTGCATGTATCCTGAATAGAAGAACCTCTTAGCACACTGCATGTATCCTGAATAGAAGAACCTCTCAGCACACTGCATGTATCCTAAATAGAAGAACCTCTTAGCACACTACATGTATCCTGAATGGAACAATCTCTCAGCGCACTGGATGTATCCTGAACAGAACTCTTAATGTATCCTGAAGAATAATAAAACTTCTCAGCACACTGCATGTATTGTTAATTCTTACTGGGAAGCACCTGAACAATGCGAGGCAATTTGGTTTGAATAGACTCGGATCAAACCATACAGctgccctccccttcctcggatcatccGAGGAAGGGAAAGGTAGCTATAATTCCTCAgtttaagagcccttcaccagtaagtttatttaggtacaggtacacataatcaTCACgtatagcaacatatgtgtaaattacctaggataaccatcATTTTGAccgttttcttgggttatcctaaataatttacacatatgttactatattattgtaaccatgtgTTACTATGCAAAATAAACACTGAAAAAAATGTGAATTTCCAAACACCgcgatttttcacattatcatgGAAAGAAAaagcttggaaattcactattctTTTTAAGTGAGTTTATTGTAATTGCCTCTCACATAAATTAATTATTTAGCTGTTTTAACTTTCAAGGTTTAAATAAGATATTaaagtggaaataagtcattttgacttATTTGAgctatcttaggtaatttacacatgtgctgctatatatgataattaatataactatatttatgtgtacctgtacctgaataaacttacgcatgtacacataagtacaattatcatacatagtgtaaattagctaggatacccccccccccccaaaaaaaaaatcgtacaaagtgacttatttccattttgtatattgtgatatcacataTTTACCGTATTCTTATTGCATTAtgtttactatgtatgataattctactcatgtgtacctgtacctaaataaatttacttagtGATATAATCTCCACAAATGAGGCCGTCATGGACTGGTGAGGCGCGGGgctggtgttggcagtgagtgcCACTCAACCCTGGGAAGGTAGTGGCAcgtacaccactatcaccatacaTCACCTCCTTCCTAGGCCAGACTACGACCTGTTGTTAACTTCTATTTTGCTGGATAACTAAATTAAATTTCAATTcaatttttatttaataataataatcatatctaTATTTTTACGCGTACAtggacaaggtatacaggcttagctgacatcaatgacacatactactatatagaaagccgcttgtcatgcagaggatttcgggcaaattacgtcagttttgtcccaggatgcgacccgcaccagtcgactaacacccaggtacccatcatacacaaccagtgtaaagaaacacgaccaatgtttctaccctcgctgggaatcgaacgccgACACTCACtgtatgaagcgagagctttagccaccaggccacggggcaccgttgcATAATGTACAATGTGTGATTTACGTTTATTaaaatattgttatgtacaaagaaagccactaacatgcttgGGCATTTCGGGTAGTATAATACTAATGCTTAtacactacttaaaactagacatagCATATTGACATTGTGAACAGATTCAATGTTTTAGTGGTAGTCAGGATTACAGATATTAAGAATAATATTATATTGTTTTCCATGTGTTAAATGGTccatatgttaataataataataataataattcaattcaattcaagtttattctctataagggttacaataataataataataataataatttatttcaacGTGATACAATATTACAAGGagctcaatggaaataagtcgctttgACTTTTTTGAGGGTTACCCTAGGtcatctacacatatgctgctatgtatgataatttatgtaactgtatttatgtgtacctgaataaacttgttgtacagagatgggtgatatTTAGTTGTGCATGTAGAAAACCCATAGATACCAATGCAGAATAATGAAAATCCTTTATTGACAgcatttcacccacacagtgggccttATCAAGccacaagataagataagataagatttcgttcggatttttaacctcagaaggttagccacccaggataacccaagaaagtcagtgcgtcatcgaggactgtctaacttatttccattgtggtcctcgatcttgtcccccaggatgcgacccacaccagttgactaacatccagatacccatttgctgctaggtgaacaggacaacacgtATAAGGAAACGCGTCAAAATGCTTCTAcccctccgggaatcgaacccgggccctccgtgtgtgaagggagagctatgccagccaggccacggggtcacaAGTAGATCAGATATGTTTgttacttgataaagcccactgtgtgggcgaaaagttGCCATAAAGGTTGGCATTATTTTGAATCTGTGTCTATCTATCCTGTCGGGATTTTATATCCGCCTCTATAATCTTGTTCTAGATTATGGAacaaaacttctccaggctgagggactgaccaccttagaactacgtctttaagggtgatggactgattacatcgtcttcacatctctacgtCTTCTGTAAATTCCTCTGTACCCGACTGaaggagcctactgtgtaggcgaaacgtttcggaataaagagattaagaacataagaacataagaacgaaggaacactgcagaaggcctactggcccatgcgaggcaagtccaagtctcctaccggcttaagccaatgcacccaacctagtcaggtcaggtcacattgacttaagggaggaacacggcaaccgacctggtagcacaagctatcaggtctaactcacacccacccacatccactcatgtatttatccaacctatttttaaagctacacaacgttctggcctctataacggtacttgggagtttgttccactcatccacaactctattaccaaaccagtactttcctatatccttcctgaacgtCGTACCTATCAACATGTTGGGATTTTGTACGATTTTCATATTTAATTATAAAATCTGTTGTTGTTGACTCAGACAGAAGATAATGCCTGTGTATCTGACTTCGTTAAGGTTTAAACAAGGTTGGGGGAGGATTAAACTAACCTAATTAGGAATATAGTGCTCCTATTTCGATTTTATTTATGAGGCAACTTTGTTTCCTTTTCATTTTCATCTCAAatttttgcaatatatatatatatacatgtatacgtatTTTTTTTCCAGCACTCACGGTAACTGGGCGCAATAATGCCGAGGTTTTGGTGGCCCTCAAaactcttaataataataacagcacaaTTCCCCTGTtatcattttaattttttttttcattcactgGCTCTTGGTATTATCATTGAGGCTCCAAGTATTAGTTATTTTCCTTCCACGCTGCAACTTTGGAAAAATAAAGACATTATACTACCCGAAATGTGATGAGTTTATATTTACGCTGCTGTgacttgtgggtttagctcttagtttagaatgtaataataataatttttaatggtCATGAATGTATGCATGGTTTTGTTCACATAGACTGCATTATGTGATTGAGCCTTATCAGTAATTCCTttttgcttaataataataataataataatacatttgtaatatctttatttactacaagtacatgtacaaggtatacagttctagctgacatcattgacataatactattatatagaaagccgtttgttatgcagagcatttcgggcaaattaggtcagttttgtcccaggatgcgacccacaccagtcgactaacacccaggtacccatcttactgatgggaaacatagacaaccggtgaaaGGAAACACAACCAATGTTTCTAACTTCGCTGGGAATAGACCCCAGACCgtcgccgtgtgaagcaagagctctagccaccaggccacggggcaccgtggtcAGGGTCAAGCTATGGGTTACACTTTACCATTTGTTTGCTAATGTTACACTACAGCTGCTTAGAAACATCATCTTATAtgccttatatgctggaaaatacggTACATCTCTTATCATGGTCAaaagctaacctaacctttcaTTAATGCATTGTTTGtgactatttattattattattattattattattaattattattattattattattattttagtagaCTTAAAAATTTCACTGTTTATTTTATTCTGGTCTATTATTAATGTGCTTTAAAAAAAGGGATCAGTAGACAGGTAGTACAGagaaattaaaataatttttgaaTTAAATTTCAGCTGACCATATTTTTTAATAAGCTGAAGCATATTAGTGATGTATTATAGGTTCTATTTGAAGGATAAGCAAGACATACATTGGAAATAAAAGAAATTAATATATGATTCTTTCTTACAGTAACTTCAGATGCCCTAACAATGGAGAGTCAGGTGGTTCCCCTGAAACTGGGGTTTCGATCTCAGCCACCGGCCCTGACACTAGTGTATCAGGGTGCTGCAGGGAAAGAACGACAGCGTGTTATGCCCATTAGATTTCTGAACAAGTTTGGTTCAGTGGATACCGTCTTGAGAGAGCTGAAGGAAAGACACAAGGATCACTTACAAAAAGTTGGGTCTTCTGTGTATGGCATAGTATTTTGTTGCAGTATTAGTTTAATATTAGCAAAAAAATTACATTGCCATGAAAAAGTTCTAGACATGTGTTCTTGAATTGTACCTTCACTTTGAGTCTTGTTCTTTCCAAGTACATAGCATTTTTCTTGAATTAATACATATGGTGTGTACTAAATAAATATTGGTTGAAtaatattttaaaaataggtttatTGCAAcaagttaatttttcatgtctCTATAATATTGCTCATTTCTAAAAAtctcttattaaaataaaaatatgaaatataataTGTAAAGCAACTTGCAAAATTAGCACAATTTAGTTCATTAAATCTTTTCAAAGAACAaagtgcttcacacacacattcctgACAAGCATATAAACTAACCCACATTTTGGAGAAGAAACTTTATGTGATATTTTGGCACAAAATGGACCATTATGAGGATGGATTAAAAACTTAAATTTCCTCATAATTTTTTGGGAGGGTGGATAGATGTGCATTTTTCCAGTCATAGTACATATTGTAACTTATTCTTCAATAGGCAAAGTGGAAACCACTAGTCAAACCTCTCATACGGTCCTTAGCAAAACCCTGGGTATGCCTTTGCATTGCATTCCGTAGATGCTTATAGACTTGTTTCTGCTGCAGTTACTTGCAGACAAAAGCTTACTTATACAATGCCATGTAAGCTTAAAACTCCTTTATAGGACAATACCTGTTCAGTGGAGCCTCAAAAATTGAACGTATCACATATTGAACGTtttgaaaataggaccattttttcggacaaactatgtccctattatcgaacgcgcccctattttcggactgccgggtatgggacctgtctgccgcccgctctgtccgtgtccccgcgcaggcgccgtgagcagtctagctttgtttatgcctgAGTGAAcgctaacctgcgctctcattcgcgcattttacaattatttcgttgtgtttagtgcttgtgggactgtgaaataagctgccatgggcccaaagaaacttgctagtggtacccctgtggtaaagaaagtgagaaacaccatagatgtgaagaaggaaataatacagaagtacagtggtccctcgtttttcgtaattaattcgttcctggagccgttactataaacgaaatttacgatttacgaatcaattttccccgtaagaaataatgtaaatacaattaatccgttccttacacccagaagtattaaaacaaaaaaatttttaacatgaaatatacatgtagtacataaacaatacaatgggaaatgatgaatgaaacattaacagcataacacttacctttattggagattcttcttagtgtatgggagactggaggaggagagagagtggattgtttatagtttggaaggggaatccccttccatcaacacctcaggtaccatttgcttttctggggttgcttctcttctctgtttcttaatgccactaggactaccttgagagtcactggagtcctgtctcacaaaataactgtggagagagctctgtttctggcgtctctttaacacttccctaaaatggcccaagactttgtcactataCATGtagccaacctggcttgcaacaaccttgttagtgtgatgtttttccataaagctttccatcttaccccacatagtaaaaatctatcaacttttctgtactcgactgaagaagcttactgtgtaggcgaaacgtttcgaaataaagatacctaactgttgcatatgtgtcttacctaacaacctgtcggtattttataccattttaatgttcaacctgtcagacactgcaacacaagggtatcttggtacagacctacaatcaacttttacaacctctactagtgagaacggctggatttgagagggacctgacctcccaacatctgagttcttacctctcctagtgacctacgtctcacctgttggcgctataaataggctccatcctgtcacttcatctccatattgtttcattctatggaacaatgctctccagaatgagggactgaccacctcaaaactttaagggtgatggactgattacatcgtcttcaagtatcttctgcttctatcaacttttctgtactcgactgaagaagcctactgtgtaggcgaaacgtttcaaaataaagatacctaactgttgcatatgtgtcttacctaacaacattgtttttcctgaacactgggattttcagaagggtacactagtaatggcttcactttgaaatccccactagcattagcacagaacattagcatcagcctgtctttcataggcttgtgtcctggcattgcctcttcctcttgtgtaatgaaggtcctctttggcattttcttccaaaagaggcctgttttgtcacaattgaacacttgttcaggtttcagtccttcagcctctatgtactcctggaattcatgcacatatatttcagccgccttgtggtctgaactggcagcctcaccatgccttaccacactgtgtatgccagtacggttcttaaatctctcaaaccagcctttgctggccttaaattcactcacttcaccactacttgcaggcaatttctttaccaaatcttcatgcaactgcctagccttttcacaaataatcgaagtcataagagtatctgctaattgtttctcatttatccacaccaataataacttctcaacctcttccagtactggtgatctcatttttgtcagcatagttactccctttgcaacaacagcatcctttatttcctttttcttggccactatggaacataaggttgtgtagggctTCTtatacgaaaatcactcactacgaaagcaaaagacttggcagacgatgcaccatccccccaatgaaaagcaggggtgtcactagcacgttaagagaccatacaataagtgtcaggggcctgagactgttcaactgcctcccagcacacataagggggattaccaacagacccctggcagtcttcaagctggcactggacaagcacctaaagtcagttcctgatcagccgggctgtggctcgtatgttggtttgcgtgcagccagcagcaacagcctggttgatcaggctctgatccaccaggaggcctggtcacagaccgggccgtgggggcattgacccccggaactctctccaggtaaactccaggtacatctagaaacccatcaattacacaacccagggcaacatgggtttagaacaggtcgctcctgtctgtctcaactattggatcactacgacaaggtcctagatgcactagaagaaaaaaagaatgcagatgtaatatatatacagactttgcaaaagccttcgacaagtgtgaccatggcgtaatagcgcacaaaatgcgtgctaaaggaataacaggaaaagttggtcgatggatctataatttcctcactaacagaacacaaagagtagtagtcaacagagtaaagtccgaggcagctacggtgaaaagctttgttccacaaggcacagtactcgctcccatcttgttcctcatcctcatatctgacatagacaaggatgtcagccacagcaccgtgtcttcctttgcagatgacacccgaagctgcatgacagtgtcttccattgcagacactgcaaggctccaggcgtacatcaaccaaatctttcagtgggctgcagaaaacaatatgaagttcaacgatgagaaattccaagtactcagatatggtaaacacgaggaaattaaatcttcatcagagtacaaaacaaattctggccacaaaatagagcgaaacaccaacgtcaaagacctgggagtgatcatgtcggaggatctcaccttcaaggaccataacattgtatcaatcgcatctgctagaaaaatgacaggatggataatgagaaccttcaaaactagggatgccaagcccatgatgacactcttcaggtcacttgttctatctaggctggaatattgctgcacactaaccacctttcaaggcaggtgaaattgctgacctagaaaatgtacagagaaccttcacggcgcgcataactgagataaaacacctcaattactgggagcgtttgaggttcctaaacctgtattccctggaatgcaggcgggagagatacatgattatatacacctggagaatcctagagggactagtaccgaacttgcacacgaaaatcactcactacgaaagcaaaagacttggcagacgatgcaacatcccccaatgaaaagcaggggtgtcactagcacgttaagagaccatacaataagtgtcaggggcccgagactgttcaactgcctcccagcatacataagggggattaccaacagacccctggcagtcttcaagctggcactggacaagcacctaaagtcggtacctgaccagccgggctgtggctcgtacgttggattgtgtgcagccagcagtaacagcctggttgatcaggctctgatccaccaggaggcctggtcacagaccgggccgcaggggcgttgacccccggaactctctccaggtaaactccaggtaatacataattaaaaactacagtatttgttgtatgtaaaactgtaattaatctctttaaaatgtattttttgtgtgaatatttttgggtttctggaacggattaattgtatttacattatttcttatgggaaatattgcttcgaatttcagacttttcgaatttagaactagctcctggaatggattaagtttgatttttgaggttccactgtatttactgtttttgaacctgtaaaaataaataattaataaatttaacaATTAATGCTTCCCTTTACACATAACCTTATTTAGTAAACCTGCAAGATTTTGCAGGTTCCAGATGTCAGATTGGAGAAAATGGTGCGCATGTTGCAGGAAGTACAGAAGGGACGAACTATAGAAGAAGCTGCAACAAATATAAACAAAGACTACTGTGTAGACCCCAACCAAGACCTTAATAAGTTGGACGATGAGCAACTTGCAAAGAAGAAAAAGGTCTGatattttttgtgtgattttTATTTAGATTTAGTCATGTACAGCATGAGAAAATGGAGAGACATTGGTTGACCAGGATGTCAATAAACTAGGGGTGGATGGAAAGTGTACCTTCCAAGGAAGGATTGGAAGGTATTTATGAAAGAGGTACTGAGAGGTTGGAGTTTCAGCATCTTGCAAACATATCTACACATTAAATCAGAGTGAGTAGTGTGTGGaatttgacatgctgttgaatGCGAGCATGATAATATGTTAAAAGGGACTAAGATAAACCTGGTAGCTGGTTGTAAGTTTTGGAAGTTGGTATGTATAGTGCTTTCACTCTGAAACTAGAGATTTGGATGTTGTTTAGTGGTGCTAACACTGATTAGTGATGAATGTCACCGTCTGTGCCCTTCTGGAGAGGCAACATGAAGAGCGagtaatggtgaatgtgttttcattGGTGGTAAATGGCCAATAACAAAAAAATGAGCAGTTAATTTTTGCATAATTTGGTATTGTATTGTATATTCCTTAAATTTCTTCAATTCCTTTTCTTTATTATACTAGATAATAAGATATATACAGAAGAATCTCTCGAAAATCTTATGCTAAATTAAGCTTTGCATAAGTTTTTATTTTAATGTTCAGTAACTATAAAATGTAAAACTCGTTCTGTAAATGCTCTGAATAATGACAGATAAATTCTTAGTACTGCGTTCGTTTGACTAATTTAATCTCTTTACGTGATATAAGTTACATTAAACAATTAAGAAAGTGGCATTTTGCATCAGTAATACTGATGATATGTAATTCTTAACATCACTGATGACATGATGTATTTACTACAGTAATAAATGTTGCAGGTGATGAGTAGCAGCTTTGAGAAGAATCAGCTTAAACCTGGAGACCCTGGATATGAGTATGACAAGCAAGTAGAGTTTGACACCAGTGAGAAGGTAGAAGCTGGTTGGGACTCACCAGATGATGACTTTTGGTCTTAACATGGAGTCAGAGCCAGTCACTTCAGCCCATTCTTGCACCTTCTGTGTTAACTGTACAGATTTTTCTTTTGAATTTGCTTTATTGTTTATGAAACTTATCCTAAAAAAATAAAGAAAGTAGCTTTTTGTAAGATTACAGGAAATGTGACTT is from Cherax quadricarinatus isolate ZL_2023a chromosome 29, ASM3850222v1, whole genome shotgun sequence and encodes:
- the LOC128705851 gene encoding centrosomal protein of 19 kDa-like isoform X2 encodes the protein MPVYLTSLRFKQVTSDALTMESQVVPLKLGFRSQPPALTLVYQGAAGKERQRVMPIRFLNKFGSVDTVLRELKERHKDHLQKVPDVRLEKMVRMLQEVQKGRTIEEAATNINKDYCVDPNQDLNKLDDEQLAKKKKVMSSSFEKNQLKPGDPGYEYDKQVEFDTSEKVEAGWDSPDDDFWS
- the LOC128705851 gene encoding centrosomal protein of 19 kDa-like isoform X3, whose amino-acid sequence is MESQVVPLKLGFRSQPPALTLVYQGAAGKERQRVMPIRFLNKFGSVDTVLRELKERHKDHLQKVPDVRLEKMVRMLQEVQKGRTIEEAATNINKDYCVDPNQDLNKLDDEQLAKKKKVMSSSFEKNQLKPGDPGYEYDKQVEFDTSEKVEAGWDSPDDDFWS
- the LOC128705851 gene encoding centrosomal protein of 19 kDa-like isoform X1; this encodes MPRFWWPSKLLIIITAQFPLTSDALTMESQVVPLKLGFRSQPPALTLVYQGAAGKERQRVMPIRFLNKFGSVDTVLRELKERHKDHLQKVPDVRLEKMVRMLQEVQKGRTIEEAATNINKDYCVDPNQDLNKLDDEQLAKKKKVMSSSFEKNQLKPGDPGYEYDKQVEFDTSEKVEAGWDSPDDDFWS